A region from the Triticum aestivum cultivar Chinese Spring chromosome 3D, IWGSC CS RefSeq v2.1, whole genome shotgun sequence genome encodes:
- the LOC123078544 gene encoding carbon catabolite repressor protein 4 homolog 6 — translation MRVVPSAFLRRAASMSSHYNRRGSSRPHRGYSSRPPPPSAYAAAELVSGDSHLSTVPSANDSLRRGGVPRAPPPQYRHGPQFQPPPYGYGYGQPQPQPQPQVQPYGFVPYNYSHPPQTPFPGPQYGYGTPNQYGHWHPQPYSVVPPNGGFLPRNAGFRPAAPQLHPSLAQYKREWRSVQKLPPRHAERFKVLSYNILADYLAQEHQDLYRDIPSFIMDWNWRKNRIGLEISWWRPDIICFQEVDKFTDLEQEMSTRGYSGIWKMRTGNAVDGCAIFWRTARFRLCYKEDIEFNKLGLRDNVAQLCVLESVFRRNVQTVSTHLSTSPIHPQQAKQVVICNIHVLYNPKRGDIKLGQIRTLLDQAYATSKRWNDAPVILCGDFNAAPKSPLYNFISEQKLNLFGLARNAISGQQTSSHGLYTGSNTSRYTFRPPLHTTNGGEGRIITRDVHKPQSEAKSLVRDSCLAGREPVLTATASTSCFNSESSKYFGNNRSCSGPSNLEEQGLSSCLAGLAKDAYNSDGEDHVKATEREDGVAVDSSSEECSGGIKVESKEPDVGGVQCSQTDVCDAAFQSDSSEAIDGRHLLSSYELSGRIDSVRELRGVIRKDSNSQGDLSGNVICEDVTGGFEGNSFQSDTSLNVSKENPGEKEKCNESMSGQNNYTIPESESSHFSDSLKSADARDKMSNMRVEEEINTGSTHLTSPVELTHQINSATSDSCGNQCTPEVTNKHLDSYSCPEEFGNHACSVEDDVTANENLCSNVISDPTSFKEFSGDNECLHVDNDQLPKISNGSLHAHKVVPYGGYYNDPYRWTVDEIKAATGKEECTYVEHNLKVRSVYTDVEDFNGTKDANKEPLVTSYNRKFMGTVDYVWASEDLQTVSVLDTFPEVILKETNGFPTKKWGSDHIALVCELAFKE, via the exons ATGCGCGTCGTCCCCTCAGCTTTTCTCCGTCGCGCCGCCTCGATGTCCTCTCACTACAAC CGCCGAGGATCCTCGCGACCTCACCGCGGATACTCCTCCCGCCCCCCGCCGCCTTCCGCCtacgccgccgccgagctcgttaGCGGCGATTCTCACCTCAGCACTGTGCCCTCTGCCAACGATTCCCTCCGCCGCGGCGGGGTTCCTCGCGCGCCTCCACCGCAGTACAGGCACGGGCCGCAGTTCCAGCCGCCGCCGTATGGATATGGCTACGGCCAACCTCAACCACAGCCGCAGCCGCAGGTTCAGCCTTACGGGTTTGTGCCGTACAACTACAGCCATCCGCCGCAGACGCCGTTCCCAGGCCCTCAGTACGGCTATGGGACTCCGAATCAGTACGGTCACTGGCATCCACAGCCATACAGCGTTGTGCCACCGAATGGAGGGTTCCTGCCACGGAATGCTGGGTTCCGACCTGCGGCGCCGCAGCTGCATCCAAGTCTGGCACAGTACAAACGAGAGTGGCGATCTGTGCAGAAGCTGCCACCTCGCCATGCTG AGAGGTTTAAGGTTCTGTCATACAATATACTGGCGGACTATCTGGCCCAGGAGCACCAAGATCTTTATAGAGACATACCATCATTCATCATGGACTGGAACTGGCGTAAGAATAGGATAGGTTTAGAGATCAGCTGGTGGCGTCCAGATATTATATGTTTTCAG GAGGTAGACAAATTTACAGACCTTGAACAAGAAATGTCAACCCGAGGATATAGCGGCATATGGAAG ATGCGGACTGGAAATGCTGTTGATGGATGTGCCATATTTTGGAGGACAGCAAG GTTCCGGTTGTGTTATAAAGAAGACATCGAGTTCAATAAGCTTGGGCTTCGGGATAATGTTGCACAGCTCTGTGTTTTAGAA tcagtgtttcgaagaaatgtgCAAACTGTGTCTACTCACTTATCTACTAG CCCTATCCATCCACAACAAGCCAAACAAGTTGTTATATGTAACATTCATGTTCTTTATAATCCGAAGAGAGGGGATATAAAACTTGgccag ATAAGGACACTCCTTGACCAAGCTTATGCTACATCTAAGAGGTGGAATGATGCTCCGGTAATACTCTGTGGGGACTTCAACGCTGCACCGAAG AGCCCGCTGTACAATTTTATATCAGAGCAAAAG TTGAATTTGTTTGGGCTTGCAAGAAATGCTATATCAGGGCAGCAAACTAGTTCACATGGGCTTTATACTGGTTCTAACACATCTCG TTATACATTCCGTCCACCTTTACACACGACCAATGGTGGAGAGGGAAGAATAATTACTCGAGATGTCCATAAGCCTCAAAGTGAAGCAAAAAGTTTGGTCAGAGATTCTTGCCTTGCTGGAAGAGAACCTGTTTTGACTGCTACTGCTTCAACATCTTGCTTTAACTCTGAATCGAGTAAATATTTTGGCAACAATAGATCTTGTTCTGGCCCTAGTAATCTTGAAGAGCAAGGATTATCAAGCTGTTTGGCAGGTCTTGCAAAGGATGCCTATAATTCTGATGGTGAAGACCATGTAAAGGCAACTGAACGTGAAGACGGTGTGGCTGTTGACAGCTCCTCTGAAGAATGTTCTGGAGGAATCAAAGTTGAATCAAAAGAACCTGACGTTGGTGGTGTCCAATGTTCACAAACTGATGTATGTGATGCGGCCTTCCAGTCAGATTCAAGTGAAGCAATTGATGGCAGACACCTACTTTCATCTTATGAACTATCTGGGCGTATAGATTCTGTCCGAGAATTAAGAGGTGTTATCCGTAAGGATTCAAATTCCCAGGGAGACTTGTCTGGGAATGTGATTTGTGAAGATGTCACAGGTGGTTTTGAAGGAAATAGTTTTCAATCAGATACGTCGTTGAATGTATCAAAAGAAAACCCTGGTGAAAAGGAAAAGTGCAATGAATCTATGTCTGGTCAGAACAATTATACAATTCCCGAGTCAGAATCATCCCATTTCAGTGATTCTCTGAAGTCTGCTGATGCACGGGATAAAATGAGTAATATGAGAGTAGAAGAAGAAATTAATACTGGATCAACTCACTTAACATCTCCAGTAGAACTAACGCATCAAATAAATAGTGCTACTTCAGATTCCTGTGGCAATCAGTGTACTCCTGAAGTAACCAACAAGCATTTAGACTCGTATTCCTGTCCAGAAGAGTTTGGAAATCATGCTTGTTCTGTTGAGGATGATGTCACAGCTAATGAAAATTTGTGCTCCAATGTGATATCTGACCCTACCTCCTTCAAAGAGTTCTCTGGTGATAATGAATGCTTACATGTGGATAATGATCAGCTGCCAAAAATTTCAAATGGTTCACTACATGCTCACAAGGTGGTTCCTTATGGAGGGTACTATAATGATCCGTACAGGTGGACAGTAGATGAAATCAAGGCTGCTACTGGGAAGGAAGAGTGTACTTATGTGGAACATAATTTGAAAGTAAGGAGTGTCTACACAGATGTGGAG GATTTTAATGGGACAAAAGATGCCAATAAGGAGCCCTTGGTAACCAGTTACAACAGAAAATTTATGGGGACAGTGGACTACGTATG GGCTTCTGAAGATCTTCAGACTGTTAGCGTGCTAGATACATTTCCGGAAGTGATTTTGAAGGAAACAAATGGATTCCCCACAAAG AAATGGGGAAGTGATCATATCGCATTGGTCTGCGAACTGGCGTTTAAGGAATGA